From Symbiobacterium terraclitae:
GCCAGCGGGTGGCGCCCAGGCCCAGCGAGCCCTCCTCCAGGGCCGGGTCCACCGCGCGGAGCGCGTCCTCGGAGACGCCCAGGATCGTCGGCATGACCATGATCGCCAGGATCGCCCCCGCTACCAGGACGCCGAATCCCTGGCCGCCCAGGTGTTCCCGCACCCACGGCACCAGCAGGGTCATGCCGATGTAGCCGTAGACGACGGACGGGATGCCGACGAAGAGGTTGGAGGCCTGGCGGAGGACGGCGCGCATCCACGGGGGCGAGATCTTGGCCATGAAGATCGCCCCGGCCAGGCCCAGCGGCGCGCCGATGAGCAGGGCGATGGCCGTGGCGGCCAGCGAGCCGACCAGGAACGGCAGCGCACCGTAGCGCCCCAGCGGCGGGTTCCACGTGAGGCCGAAGAAGAACTCGAAGGGCGAGACGTCCAGGAAGAGCCGCAGCCCCTCCGACCCCACGAACAGCAGGATCGCGGCGATCACCAAGGCCACGAGTGCCGCGCTGGCCGTCAGGACGATCCGGGCGGTGCGGTCCGCGGTGCGCACCCGGTTCACGTGGATTTCCCTCCAATCGGTGGTCAAGGTCTCTTGGGCGTGGCCGCCGGATCGCCGGCAACCGGCAGAATCACGGTGAAGGTGCTGCCCCGGCCGACCTCGCTCTCCACTTCGATGGCGCCGCCGTGCGCCTCGACGATGTGCTTGGCGATGGCGAGCCCGAGGCCGGTGCCGCCGGTGGTCCGGGTGCGGGCCTTGTCCACGCGGTAGAACCGCTCGAAGATCCGCCCCAGGTCCGGCTGGGGGATGCCGGGGCCGGTGTCCGCGACGGCGATCCGCACCCGGCCCTCCGCCGCAGCCGCCCGCAGCTCCACCCGGCCGCCGGCGGGGGTGTACTTGATGGCGTTGTCCACCAGGTTGCTGAGCACCTGGATCAGGCGGTCCGGGTCGCCGTCGACCGGAGGCAGGTCGTCGGGGACCCCGGCGGTGAGTTCAATCCCCTTCTTCTCCGCCTTGGGCGCGAGCCGGGAGCGGGTGGCCTCGATCAGCTCGGCCGGGCGGGTCGGGCGCCGCCGCATGCGGAACTTGCCCGACTCGACCCGGGAGAGGTCGAGGAGCTCGTCGATCAGGGCGGCCAGATGGCTGCTCTCCCGGTGCATGATCTCCACGAAGTGGCGGGCCGTATCCGGGTCCTCCAGGGCGCCCTCCAGCAGCGTCTCGGCGAACCCCTGAATCGAGGTGAGGGGGGTGCGCAGCTCGTGGGTGACGTTGGCCACGAACTCCGTGCGCATCTGCTCCAGCTGCCGGGACCGGGTGATGTCCCTGAGCATCACCAGCGCCGCCCGCTCCTGGGCGCTGGCGGCCAGGGCGACCCGGGCCTCGAGGATCTGCTGGCTCGGCAGGGCCCGGCGGATCTCCAGGGTTTCCGGCTCCCCCGTGGCCAGCACCCGGGCGAGCCGCTCGTCCAGGTCGAAGTGGTGGGTGACCTCCAGGTGGTCGCGGCCCACCGCCTCGTGCCGGGGTACGCCCAGCATCCGCTCCGCGGCCGGGTTCATCAGCACGATCCGCCGGTCATGGTCCACCAGGAGGATGCCGTCGGCCATGTGCCTGAGGATGACGTCGAGGTGGGCCTTCTCCAGCAGCAGCCCGGAAAGCCGCTCCTGGTAGTCCCGCTCCGCACGCTTCTTCGCCAGGTCCAGCTCGCGCTCCAGCGCCTGTGCGAACCGGCGGGCCTCCCGGTAGCCCAGGAGCGGCGAGAGCAGAAAGGCGCCGGCGATGACGAGCCAGGCCAGGACGTCCAGCGGCCCGGGGCCCGTGAGCACCGCCGCCCGCAGGCGGCCGGAGAGGACGTAGGGCAGGCCCGTCGCCAGCCCGATGGCGGCGGGGAGGGCGAACCGGAGGAGGGGGGCCCCCTGCGGCGCGTTCACCGGATCCGCCCCCCGACGAACCGGTAGCCGGCGCCCCGCACCGTCTCGATCAGG
This genomic window contains:
- the pstC gene encoding phosphate ABC transporter permease subunit PstC; the protein is MNRVRTADRTARIVLTASAALVALVIAAILLFVGSEGLRLFLDVSPFEFFFGLTWNPPLGRYGALPFLVGSLAATAIALLIGAPLGLAGAIFMAKISPPWMRAVLRQASNLFVGIPSVVYGYIGMTLLVPWVREHLGGQGFGVLVAGAILAIMVMPTILGVSEDALRAVDPALEEGSLGLGATRWQTIWLVTLPAARPRILAAIILAFARAFGETTAVQMVIGNSPVLVRSLTHGTATLTSQIIMEMGQTPPGSPWNRALFMMAFGLLMVSLLMILLVRWVSNRGVVR
- the pnpS gene encoding two-component system histidine kinase PnpS produces the protein MNAPQGAPLLRFALPAAIGLATGLPYVLSGRLRAAVLTGPGPLDVLAWLVIAGAFLLSPLLGYREARRFAQALERELDLAKKRAERDYQERLSGLLLEKAHLDVILRHMADGILLVDHDRRIVLMNPAAERMLGVPRHEAVGRDHLEVTHHFDLDERLARVLATGEPETLEIRRALPSQQILEARVALAASAQERAALVMLRDITRSRQLEQMRTEFVANVTHELRTPLTSIQGFAETLLEGALEDPDTARHFVEIMHRESSHLAALIDELLDLSRVESGKFRMRRRPTRPAELIEATRSRLAPKAEKKGIELTAGVPDDLPPVDGDPDRLIQVLSNLVDNAIKYTPAGGRVELRAAAAEGRVRIAVADTGPGIPQPDLGRIFERFYRVDKARTRTTGGTGLGLAIAKHIVEAHGGAIEVESEVGRGSTFTVILPVAGDPAATPKRP